From one Streptococcus pneumoniae genomic stretch:
- a CDS encoding DUF4368 domain-containing protein, with translation MEYNKEIEKFTKVIEDYTTLSKLTPRILNELIDKIIIHQPVKEEVEK, from the coding sequence ATGGAGTACAATAAGGAGATTGAAAAATTTACGAAAGTGATTGAAGATTACACGACACTATCTAAATTGACACCAAGAATTCTCAATGAATTAATCGATAAGATTATCATCCATCAACCAGTAAAGGAAGAGGTCGAAAAATGA
- a CDS encoding CvpA family protein yields the protein MISILLLICLTWSFYIGYSRGLILQGFYTLLAVVAVMIASQSYQTLSKTISLLVPYANAQEGATTYFFSSQQLFELDQVFYAGIAFLLIYTVVYTVGRFVGIFLHVLPLNYLDDKKFNLLAGVCSVCVTLFGLQMVLTILATVPMGTIQNHLNASSLVRFLINHVPITSNLLKTLWVTKIIG from the coding sequence ATGATTTCAATTCTTTTACTCATTTGTTTGACTTGGAGTTTTTATATCGGATATAGTAGGGGTTTGATTCTACAAGGATTTTATACCCTACTTGCTGTGGTGGCTGTGATGATCGCTAGCCAATCTTATCAAACCTTGTCAAAAACAATCAGTCTCTTAGTCCCTTATGCCAATGCTCAAGAAGGAGCAACGACCTATTTCTTTTCTAGTCAACAGCTGTTTGAGTTGGATCAGGTCTTTTATGCAGGGATAGCCTTTTTGCTGATTTATACAGTGGTTTATACCGTTGGGCGTTTTGTGGGAATTTTCCTGCATGTGTTGCCCTTGAATTATTTAGATGATAAAAAGTTTAATCTCCTTGCAGGTGTTTGTTCCGTTTGTGTGACCCTGTTTGGTTTACAAATGGTGCTGACAATTTTAGCGACAGTTCCGATGGGAACGATTCAAAACCATTTGAATGCTAGTAGTTTAGTGCGATTTCTCATCAACCATGTCCCTATTACAAGCAATCTCTTAAAGACGCTTTGGGTGACAAAGATAATCGGATAA
- a CDS encoding AAA family ATPase, with the protein MIEQIKNLNLKSFKDYSTPPNFFKNKNVIFGYNGRGKSSLSNGIINTYKDSGASETSFRFFNADYVSNTLLLNDDDSLIKGVKISFSKNDADIAEKIVKIKSKIIDVHIDEKQCSKSRDLLREHIDKIHDSKKGKANIKRKQSKFTIEEILQQYKSDLDSALKINSNREYIKNFSADIKKLENDRNKIINAELPNLNITKIPQDDLDFLEKSLNKQYPLTDDMPTTSEVIKWLEKGIELHNKAESKCKFCHNTLNLQDVKNRIKTYQQNSKRKDISRLEKIKDTLSDNKELVTQAKSKKMTLTIIEMGQDEINRLFSFKQLHDIDTIIEKIDEKISNMNLSISLKNHILDFETEVEQVNSTITKTRNDKINEINITISNVEKLAKGSIAIAIEDSDIQKNLEEIQESEKKIESTKESNKKYNEEIRKLEESQSEYKDFMEFLNEILTSLGIQIELILENNNYYLKHSLDNINLSISNISEGEKNLLALLYFYFELYKDSEQKELKDDLELVVIDDPISSLDETNRFYVLEMMKKILSEDNIQLFLLTHSWDDFCQITYGIKVNNDKYGLFEVFKNPDKDFHSEIRTCQQNITPYKKLFLEIYQLKDKKTNELDSCDTYHAANSMRRIFEEFLYFKKPGLLPQRNNQNEIQEIYQNATGKEVGNNFKRRLGALLTFINVLSHRPIKSEEIIENSKTLMRFIEDIDKVHFDEMKR; encoded by the coding sequence ATGATTGAACAAATTAAAAACCTTAACTTAAAATCGTTTAAAGATTACTCCACACCGCCTAATTTTTTCAAAAATAAGAACGTTATATTTGGCTATAATGGTCGAGGGAAAAGTTCTTTATCAAATGGTATTATCAATACCTATAAAGACAGCGGAGCTTCCGAAACTTCATTTCGATTCTTTAATGCTGACTATGTTTCTAATACACTTCTTCTTAATGACGATGACTCTCTAATTAAAGGGGTGAAGATTTCATTCAGTAAAAATGATGCAGATATTGCTGAAAAAATCGTAAAAATAAAATCTAAAATTATAGATGTACACATTGACGAAAAACAATGTAGCAAAAGCAGAGACCTACTCCGTGAACACATTGATAAGATTCATGATTCAAAAAAAGGAAAAGCAAATATAAAGCGAAAGCAGTCCAAATTTACTATTGAAGAAATATTACAACAATATAAAAGTGATTTAGATTCAGCTTTAAAAATAAATTCAAACCGAGAATATATTAAAAATTTTTCTGCAGATATTAAAAAACTTGAGAATGATAGAAACAAGATAATCAATGCTGAGCTTCCAAATTTAAACATTACAAAGATTCCTCAAGATGACTTAGATTTTTTAGAAAAATCCCTAAATAAGCAATATCCACTTACAGATGATATGCCAACAACCTCCGAAGTAATAAAGTGGCTTGAAAAAGGTATAGAATTACACAACAAAGCTGAATCAAAATGCAAATTCTGTCACAATACTTTGAATTTGCAAGATGTTAAAAATAGAATCAAAACATATCAACAGAACTCTAAACGGAAGGATATATCAAGACTTGAAAAAATAAAAGATACATTAAGTGACAACAAGGAGTTAGTCACTCAAGCAAAATCAAAGAAGATGACCTTAACTATCATTGAAATGGGGCAAGATGAAATTAATAGATTATTTAGTTTCAAGCAGCTTCACGACATAGACACAATTATTGAAAAAATTGATGAAAAAATTTCAAATATGAACTTATCTATCTCACTAAAAAATCACATACTAGATTTTGAGACAGAAGTCGAACAGGTTAATAGTACTATAACTAAAACTCGCAACGACAAAATAAATGAAATTAATATCACTATAAGTAATGTCGAAAAGCTTGCAAAAGGATCTATCGCTATTGCTATTGAAGACTCAGATATTCAAAAAAATTTAGAAGAAATTCAAGAGAGCGAGAAAAAAATAGAATCAACTAAGGAAAGTAATAAAAAATATAATGAAGAAATCCGAAAACTTGAAGAGAGCCAGTCCGAATATAAGGATTTCATGGAATTTTTGAATGAAATTCTAACCAGCCTCGGAATCCAGATAGAGCTTATATTAGAAAATAATAATTATTATCTAAAACATTCATTAGATAATATTAATTTATCAATTTCAAATATAAGTGAGGGTGAAAAAAATCTGTTAGCATTACTATATTTCTATTTTGAACTATATAAGGATAGTGAGCAAAAAGAATTAAAAGATGACCTTGAATTAGTAGTAATAGACGATCCTATATCTAGCTTAGATGAAACTAATAGATTTTATGTTTTGGAAATGATGAAAAAAATTCTTTCCGAGGATAATATTCAACTTTTTTTACTTACCCATTCTTGGGATGATTTTTGTCAAATAACATACGGTATTAAAGTGAATAATGATAAATATGGACTTTTTGAAGTTTTCAAAAATCCAGATAAGGATTTTCATAGTGAAATTCGAACTTGCCAACAAAATATCACCCCATACAAGAAGCTATTCTTAGAGATCTATCAATTAAAAGACAAAAAAACAAATGAGCTTGATTCTTGCGATACTTACCATGCTGCCAACAGTATGAGAAGAATTTTTGAAGAGTTTTTATATTTCAAGAAACCTGGTCTTCTACCACAACGAAATAATCAAAATGAAATTCAAGAAATATATCAAAATGCAACTGGGAAGGAAGTTGGTAATAATTTTAAACGCAGGCTAGGAGCTTTGTTGACTTTTATCAATGTCTTATCACATCGACCAATTAAATCTGAGGAAATTATCGAGAATAGTAAAACTCTAATGAGATTCATTGAAGATATTGATAAAGTTCATTTCGATGAAATGAAAAGGTAG
- a CDS encoding IS30 family transposase, with amino-acid sequence MSTTDCTTKRSYTHLTAGQRGKIQAWLSDGHSMAEIARRIGVHRSSISREIKRGSVQQVKKVNGKLVYFQDYFDETAQNLAEKRREAVYCLKLEKVSESFLTAFTEAMLAKPRIHSVDTFIHAYKQDNPDELVPSTKTMYTYIHQGLLAVKPIDLPRAMRLKPKVKKRTSTKKHLGTSIEERLEEINNRSEFGHWEIDSVLGLKTAGEPSILTLVERKTRYAITVYLAGKKAEYVNEAVSQLLKEYPIKSITAESLATTTSAINQRPRRLLGYQSAKTLLGIAQAA; translated from the coding sequence ATGTCCACTACTGATTGTACCACAAAACGTTCTTATACGCATCTGACAGCAGGTCAGAGAGGGAAAATTCAGGCTTGGTTGTCTGATGGTCATTCCATGGCTGAGATTGCTCGTAGAATAGGCGTTCACCGTTCCAGCATCTCACGCGAGATTAAGCGAGGCTCTGTCCAGCAAGTCAAGAAAGTCAATGGTAAACTCGTTTATTTTCAGGACTATTTCGATGAGACAGCCCAAAATCTGGCTGAAAAGAGGCGGGAGGCTGTTTACTGTCTGAAACTTGAAAAGGTCTCAGAGTCTTTCCTAACCGCCTTTACGGAGGCCATGTTGGCTAAGCCAAGAATTCATAGTGTCGATACCTTTATTCATGCCTATAAGCAGGACAATCCTGATGAGCTAGTTCCCAGCACTAAAACCATGTACACCTATATTCATCAAGGATTACTGGCAGTTAAGCCTATTGACTTACCTCGTGCCATGCGACTAAAACCAAAGGTCAAGAAGCGTACATCAACTAAGAAGCATTTGGGGACTTCCATTGAGGAACGCCTAGAAGAAATCAATAATCGTTCTGAGTTTGGACATTGGGAGATTGACTCTGTCCTTGGATTGAAAACAGCTGGAGAGCCATCTATCCTGACCCTGGTTGAACGCAAGACACGCTACGCGATCACCGTCTATCTGGCTGGGAAGAAGGCGGAGTATGTGAACGAAGCCGTGTCTCAACTCCTTAAGGAGTACCCCATCAAATCCATCACAGCTGAGAGCTTAGCTACGACTACCTCAGCCATCAACCAGAGACCAAGAAGATTATTAGGCTATCAGTCTGCCAAAACTCTGCTTGGGATAGCCCAAGCAGCCTAA
- a CDS encoding endonuclease MutS2: protein MNQKILETLEFQKVKDLFIPYLVTEQGQRELIELMPTDKAEKIETAFLEMQEMQAIFVEEPHFALGATEDVSAITKRLELESDLNIEEFLVLKRLLAVSHELVQFYGELENVRLERLSRLFENLVDFPTIQGSLQAINDGGFVESFASDNLARIRRNIQENEHQVREILQDILKHKGDMLADQVVASRNGRNVLPVKNTYRNRIAGVVHDISASGNTVYIEPRAVVNLNEEIASHKADERYEILRILEELSSMIRPYAQEIANNAWIIGHLDLTSAKVRFLQDYQAVVPNLSRQQDVQLLNVRHPLVENAVANDLYFGENLTALVITGPNTGGKTIMLKTLGLAQLMGQAGLPILADKGSRIGVFHQVFADIGDEQSIEQSLSTFSSHMTNIVSILERVNGQSLVLFDELGAGTDPQEGAALAIAILEDLRLRGIKTMATTHYPELKAYGIETEGVQNASMEFDTDSLRPTYRFMQGVPGRSNAFEIARRLGLMDLIVREAEGMTDTDNDVNRIIEQLEEQTLESRKRLDHIREVEQDNLKFNRVLKKLYHELNREKETELNKARLEAKEIVDMALAESDSILQNLHQKASLKPHEIIEAKSQLKKLAPEVVDLSKNKVLKQAKKKRQPRVGDAIVVTSYGQRGSLVKQLKDGRWEAQVGLIKMRLDEKEFDLVKVEKEETPKKKQINVVKRTSGRGPSARLDLRGKRYEEAMEELDAFIDQALLNNMAQVDIIHGIGTGVIREGVTKYLRRNKQVKEFGYAPQNAGGSGATIVTFK, encoded by the coding sequence ATGAATCAAAAAATATTAGAAACCTTGGAATTTCAAAAAGTCAAGGATTTGTTTATCCCCTATTTGGTAACAGAGCAGGGGCAAAGGGAGCTTATTGAGCTTATGCCGACCGATAAGGCGGAAAAAATTGAAACAGCCTTTTTAGAAATGCAAGAAATGCAGGCGATTTTTGTAGAAGAACCTCATTTTGCCTTGGGAGCCACAGAGGATGTTTCGGCGATTACGAAACGCTTGGAGTTAGAAAGTGATTTAAACATTGAAGAATTTCTAGTTCTTAAGCGTTTATTAGCTGTCAGTCATGAGCTGGTTCAGTTTTATGGAGAATTAGAAAATGTTCGCTTGGAACGTTTATCTCGTTTGTTTGAAAATCTAGTGGATTTTCCGACGATCCAAGGGAGTTTGCAGGCCATTAACGATGGTGGTTTTGTAGAAAGCTTTGCCAGTGACAACCTAGCCCGCATTCGTAGAAACATTCAGGAAAATGAGCACCAAGTGCGAGAGATTTTGCAAGACATTCTTAAACACAAAGGCGATATGCTGGCGGATCAGGTTGTCGCAAGCCGGAATGGTCGAAATGTCTTGCCTGTTAAAAATACCTATCGCAATCGGATTGCAGGGGTCGTGCATGATATTTCAGCCAGTGGAAACACGGTTTATATCGAACCACGGGCTGTGGTCAATTTGAATGAAGAAATTGCTAGTCATAAAGCGGATGAACGCTATGAGATTTTGCGTATTTTAGAAGAATTGTCTAGCATGATTCGTCCTTATGCTCAAGAAATTGCTAATAACGCTTGGATTATTGGACATTTAGACTTGACCAGTGCCAAGGTTCGATTTTTGCAAGACTATCAAGCAGTGGTTCCTAATCTGTCTAGGCAGCAAGATGTGCAACTTCTCAATGTCCGTCATCCCTTGGTGGAAAACGCTGTGGCAAATGACCTGTATTTTGGTGAAAACTTAACAGCGCTGGTCATCACAGGACCCAATACAGGTGGAAAAACCATTATGCTAAAGACCCTTGGCTTGGCGCAGTTGATGGGACAGGCTGGTCTACCTATTTTGGCAGATAAGGGGAGCCGGATTGGAGTTTTCCATCAAGTTTTTGCAGATATTGGAGATGAGCAGTCGATTGAGCAAAGTTTATCGACCTTCTCAAGCCATATGACCAATATCGTTTCCATCTTGGAGCGAGTAAATGGGCAATCCCTAGTCTTATTTGATGAGTTAGGAGCAGGAACCGATCCACAAGAAGGGGCAGCATTAGCCATTGCTATCTTGGAAGATTTACGACTTCGAGGGATTAAAACCATGGCGACAACCCACTATCCTGAGTTGAAAGCTTATGGGATTGAGACCGAAGGGGTGCAAAATGCCAGCATGGAATTTGACACGGATAGCTTGCGTCCGACTTATCGTTTTATGCAGGGAGTTCCTGGTCGTAGTAATGCCTTTGAGATTGCTAGACGCTTGGGCTTGATGGATCTCATTGTCCGTGAGGCAGAAGGTATGACGGATACTGATAATGATGTCAATCGCATTATTGAGCAGCTCGAAGAGCAAACCTTGGAAAGTCGTAAACGCTTGGATCATATCCGTGAAGTAGAGCAAGATAATCTCAAATTTAATCGTGTGCTTAAAAAACTTTACCACGAATTAAACCGAGAAAAAGAAACGGAGCTAAATAAAGCACGCTTAGAAGCGAAGGAAATCGTAGATATGGCTTTGGCTGAAAGTGACAGTATCTTGCAAAATCTTCATCAGAAAGCAAGTCTCAAACCTCATGAAATCATTGAAGCCAAAAGCCAGCTGAAAAAGCTAGCGCCAGAAGTGGTGGATTTATCGAAAAATAAGGTTTTAAAACAAGCCAAGAAAAAACGTCAACCACGAGTTGGAGACGCGATTGTTGTGACCAGCTATGGTCAACGCGGTAGCCTTGTTAAACAACTCAAAGACGGACGTTGGGAAGCCCAAGTTGGTTTGATTAAGATGAGGTTAGACGAAAAAGAGTTTGACCTCGTTAAAGTAGAAAAAGAAGAAACACCTAAGAAAAAACAGATCAATGTTGTCAAACGTACCAGCGGTCGAGGACCGAGTGCCCGCTTAGATCTTCGAGGAAAACGCTACGAAGAAGCAATGGAAGAATTAGATGCCTTTATCGATCAAGCCTTGCTTAATAATATGGCGCAAGTCGATATTATCCACGGTATCGGAACAGGTGTCATCCGTGAGGGAGTGACCAAATATCTCCGTCGCAATAAACAGGTTAAAGAATTCGGCTATGCACCTCAAAATGCTGGAGGAAGTGGCGCTACCATCGTGACTTTTAAGTAA